The genomic segment TCAGGTAGCTGAGGGTGTTATTTCTTCCCAATCTATTTTTGATCTGGCCACCAAGCTGGGTGTAGAGATGCCAATTACCCAAGCTGTTTATGGTGTCTGCCATCAGGATATGAAAGTTACGGACATGATTGTTGCTCTCATGGGCAGGTCGAAGAAGGCTGAGTAGTTTTAGGTTGTAAGCTTCTTTCCTGTGAGCAACTCTAATTCCGGAAAAGTCCGCGTAGCAGTAGTCTATGGTGGTCGCAGTTCTGAGCATTCTGTCTCCTGCGTATCCGCCGGTGCCATCATGGCGCATTTAGATCCTGAGAAATACGATGTGATCCCCGTCGGCATTACTGTCGATGGCGCGTGGGTTGTCGGTGAATCTGATCCAGAAAAACTCACTCTGATTGATCGTATGATGCCTGAGGTCGAACACCGCGAGGAGGTTCGTCCAAGCCTGGATCCTGCACACCGCGGAGAATTCCACTTTTCCGATGGCAGCTTGTATGCCACCGCCGATGTGATTTTCCCAGCACTGCATGGTCGTTTTGGCGAAGATGGCACTGTGCAGGGCTTGTTTGCACTGTCAGATATCCCAGTTGTGGGACCTGGCGTGTTGGCTTCTGCTGCAGGCATGGATAAGGAATACACCAAGAAGCTCATGGCAGCGGAAGGTCTTCCAATCGGCCGCGAAGTAATTTTGCGTGATCGTGCAGAACTGACCGATGTGGAAAAGAACATGCTGGGTCTTCCAGTGTTCGTTAAGCCTGCACGTGGTGGTTCTTCCATCGGTATTTCTCGTGTTACTACCTGGGCA from the Corynebacterium crudilactis genome contains:
- a CDS encoding D-alanine--D-alanine ligase family protein, with the protein product MSNSNSGKVRVAVVYGGRSSEHSVSCVSAGAIMAHLDPEKYDVIPVGITVDGAWVVGESDPEKLTLIDRMMPEVEHREEVRPSLDPAHRGEFHFSDGSLYATADVIFPALHGRFGEDGTVQGLFALSDIPVVGPGVLASAAGMDKEYTKKLMAAEGLPIGREVILRDRAELTDVEKNMLGLPVFVKPARGGSSIGISRVTTWANFPQAVELAREHDEKVIVESEIVGAEVECGVLQYPDGRIIASVPALLSGTESGAGGFYDFDTKYLDNVVTAEIPAPLDEKTTELIQSLAVESFQALACEGLARVDFFVTANGPVLNEINTMPGFTPISMYPQMFAASGVSYEELLDVLVQQAVHRGTV